ACGCTCCATTCAAGCCAATCACCTGTTTTAAAGGGATTgattgtgtgtgcttgtgtgaggGTTATCAGTCATATCCAGGGTTAAACTCAAATCAATAGTTTGCCCTGAAAAAGGCCATGCTGTCAATGGCACTAACACATCTGTTATTGTTAACGTAGTGCTCTTGCCATTTTGGCCACCTGCACACaattaaacacacatacactcacatgcGATCACTCGAACGGGGTTTGATGACTCTGTGCCAGGATAGGGAATGTGCTGTTTTAATGGtctgtatttctgtttctttatcttttttacTCTTTGCATCCCACATTTACATAGATATTACTGGTCCCTTGacccttctctttctcttcctctttggcTGTTTTAGAACGGGTGAAGACATAGCAACTGAGGGCAAGCACTTGCGTATGGGCTCAAATACCATGCCAGACCCCCAGGAACGCATGCCCATGCCCCACCTGCACCCCATCGCCTGTGGGCAGGGCTTCTCTGTACGCTCACAGTCCCTTCACTCTGTCGGTGGTGGAAACACTGGGggtggaggagaagaggaagtggGAAGTCCAACCTCTAGGAAGCAGCCCCCGCCTAAGCCCCGGAGAGACCCAGCCACCAAGCTGAGCATGTCGTCTGAGGCGGTGGACCATAGTCCCATGTCCACCTGCCGCGGGGAAAGATGTGACGGTGAGTGGTGGTGGCACTTCACACCAATCTGATGTGCTATATATAGCTGATCTGCAGGGCCCTCTTCAACATTGCTTCGCCCACAATGACATGACATTTAACCATTCAGTGTATACTTTTCCATAGGTGTAAACTGATATAAAATGAAAGGTGTAAATACAATTGAGGATGGAACCATAATTAAAACAGATTTTGGATATGCTACAAACATGATAGCCTGGAGCACatgtataataataaatgaataactaAAGAGCCTGATAGATCTGTGCTACACTGTATTCTGGCAATCATGGTTTGTCATTTTGTGAGGGCTGACCCACTCTAGCATGCTTCAACAGCCTAACAATAAATGGACAGGTCAGAGCAACTGACAATACCAATATAATACCAAAGAGAGATAAAGAAGGTAAGGATAAGCTGTACCTCTGTTTGAGTGATGGTTTCCATTCTCatattctgtttttctcttattATCAGATTAGCAAGTGGTTGTTTGCATATTTCTGCTTTGCTCCACAGATAAATCAGGTAGCATGTGATTTAGAGTTCAAACCTGCAGGGctagaaatgaaaataatcgCATTTTAATGCATATGAATGACTGGTacttttatgtttgtgtatgtatatatatatatatatatatatatatatatatatatatatatatatatatatatatatatatatatatatatatatatatatatatatatatgtgtgtgtctttttttttatctttaggcTTTGAGAAAAATACCCTATGATATCATGTTGCATTTTAAGGCCTTGATGCATTTTTCACAGTATTTCAAGAACCTTAAAGTGTAAAAGATCTTTGGAGCACGTTGAGTTTATTTATGTGTATGCATGTAGTTATCAGGTGTTACTGTACATACTAATTAAATGTTTTGCTCAGTACTGTAGGTTTCAGCTCAACAGATTAATAACAGTGCTGTTCATAGAAGGTTGTTGCTCACATAGCCACTAGTCACTGTCACTGTTCTCAAGTGTCAAGTGCCTTGACAGTTCTAACCTTGCTTTGCTCCATTGAGTCAATGTAAGACCAGTTAGATTAATTTGTCTGAACTTTATTAAGCTTAAAGAATGTTTTTCTCAGCCGTGACAGAAACACCTTTTCTCACGGCAAATATAAACAACACAGTACTGTTTCAGGAAAAACTCACAGTACTTGTATTTTGCAAACTTAAATTGATAGCATACAATAGCCTTTTCAGGTGGTATTAGTAACAAAAAGATTTAGAGTTTGCAAGAAGGATTGACTCCAGTTCAGTTTGAATGATTTGCTTCCAACATGATGTTTAGGGAGTCACCCTGCCTGGCTCAGATTGGTGGGGATCACTATGTGCGCACAGATCTTCCTGGGCACCACGGCAACCATCTCACAGAAACAAGACCCCCTGCAgcccagccaatcacagcatcaCTGTGCAGCTTGGGCCAATGAGGTTCCAAAGACGCTgaaaactgaggctgcagagccAATCAAATTGAGAGTGTGGGGGTGTCCCTGGCTGAGGGGAGGGTTGCGTGCTCTGTAGCTGGCGCTTtagtggggaggggaggagctaGCCAGAGTAGAATTCATTCAGGAGGAGCGACTGACCTAGATTCGTTTTCCCCAGGAGGAGTGGGAGGGGGGAGGGTGCTGCGGGTAAACATATCCGCTGCAAGGGGGAGGTGGGGTAGAGGGAGCAgtagagagaggagaagaggaaaggaCAGCGATGTTTTGAAGGGGTGGATTCATCATCCATGCTGAAACAGATCTCAGCATTAACCATGGAAACCTGCAAGTGTAGTAATGTAATTtgcagctgtggaaaagaggcaGAGGAACACCACTGTGTGCCCATTATTGTatgcacatatatacacatgcatgcacatacccacacaaagacaggagaagAGCATACGCAGGAATGTGAGCGTGACATGCCAAAACATATTTGGGCTGAACCAAATCTTGCATTAGCACATTATTAGTAAGTGTTAATTAGGAGAAAGCATCAAGCCAAAAGGCCTCAGTATATTCCATGCAAATTAGCACAATTCATATCAACGTGACTAAATGTATAGCATGCAAAATTACAGAACAAAATTGaatattttgatttaatttttaatctttACTTTTGATTCATATACTGAATCATACACCTGACACtgaattcatttctttttctctaaTAATATTCTTAACAAAAGACATCTACACCAATACgcaatatactgtatttaattatctgcaaaaagaaagaaaagttatTCATTCAGATATTAAAaattggaaaacaaaacagacacttgTAAAGCTGTACTTCAGGTTGAGCTGTAAAATGTATACATCTCTGTCCTAATTCCTTTCTCTTAATGTGTAGGCatgtacagtgtgtgtttgtgtgcttgcaTGCATGGAATATGGGTGGTGAGCCATACAGTTACAGGAAGTATGAGTGTGTCTGGGCCATCTGGTATATGAATTATTAAAGGTATAAAatttgcagttttaaaaattttagACATGGTCCAGCACTTCACTACATTTATCTCCTACTACCTGTCAGAGTGAGGGACAGTTCTACCCATCGCTGTTCCTGGAAAGCTGAGGTTTTTGTGCTCATTCCTAACAGTTTCTCTAAGGAGGTCAGCCAGTAAATCGGTGTCATCTTTGACCAACAACTGAATTTTGAATCTCACAACTCAAAGCTCATACAGTCTTCTTTCCTTCACCTCAGAAAAATCAAACCCTCACTGTCATTAAATCATCTGGAACCTTTAGTACACAATTTAACCTTGATTACACTCCCACTTTAATTATTGTAACTAGCTTTTCACATTCATCTCTCAGTCTTCCATAGCCCATCTCCAGTTGGTGCACAATTCTATATTCTAATTCACGTAATCTTTTGTCCGTTATTTTGGGCCATAGTTTACATCTATTTGTGTGTATGGAAGTGTGTATGTTGTATTGAATGTCTGATCATAATGTTGATTATGTGTCTGTGAAGCACTTTTTAACTCTGTGttttgaaaagtgctatacaaataaagttattactgtcattattagtattagtattagtattagtattagtattagtattatcCAAACATCTCAGTATCATTCCTAGAAATAGACTGAGAACAACTGGGTAACATAGAGCTATGGCTACTCTTTGTAAGCTACTGTAGTGGTACTGGAGTGTATTGCACAGCACTAGCTGTACAAATGCCTCTTTGCTCCACATCTAAAGAGATTCGCACTGCAAAGCTACGTCACCACTATCAAAAAGAAGCTCAACAGTGTGTGTGACCCAGATAGTATACTCACTTGCTCCCATATATGTGACCTAGAAACATGCATATGCCTCAACCATTCCCCCATATCTGATTCAAGATATTGCACTCAGCAATACATATAGACCTACAACTGACCCACAGGACTAAAATAGCTTTGTGTTTATCTTAATCATTAATGGCTAATAGATTACAAAAACTTAATTTCATCCAATTCAGTACTGTATCATAAAGGAATATATGATTTGATCATAACTCATACTAGAGCAAATTAGATCTTAGacttactttctctctcttcttgaGCAGTTCAAGGATGCAGTGAGGACTGCAGGAGGGTGCCACCACCCAAACCCAAGAGGAACCCCAACACACAACTGAGTGTTTCCTTCGATGAATCCTACATTAAGAGCCATGGAGGCGGTGGGGTTTGCCCCtccaaacccctccaccatgtcACTTCCCCAAGCGAATGCAACCCATCACCTCCACAGAGTGATGAAAGCCCAACAGATGACTGTGAAGATGAACCTGTCTATATAGAGATGGGTGGGATTGATGTTGGAACACGGGAACCCTTGAAAAGTGAGGATGAGGAGCCAGGAGAGTCTGTGTACGAGGAGATGAAGTACCCAGCTCTGGATGACATGGAGTACCGCACTGACCCTGTGGGATGTCGTTCTGCGTGCCCCACTCCGGCACCCTATGAACCTGAGCCTCTCAGCCGCTGCTCCACACCTCGAAACATTCCACTCTGTGACATTCCTGCACCCTTTCCCAATTTACTCACCCATCGACCTCCATTGTTAGTGTTTCCACCAGCACCTGCCCAGTGCTCACCTAACTCAGATGAGTCTCCCCTCACTCCTTTAGATGTAGCCAAATTGCCCATGCTGGAGAACCAGTCGTACAGCAAATCCCCCACCTCTTCCACCGAGCCACCCTCCTCTGCACACATCCGTAGGGAGCTCACAGCCACCCCAACTCTCACTGTTTCTGGACGCTCCTCTGCGCCTCCTCTACCCTGTACCCTTTACAAATCCTCCTCATCATCTTCCTATCAGCGTAGCCACTCTGCTTGTCCATCGCCGGTCAGCATGGGTCGCTGTCTCACCCCTCTCAGCCTCATGCGTACACCTCCCTTTGATGCTCCAATGCCATTCCCTGGGGGTCTGCCCCGAAGTGCTTCTGCTACCCCACATGGCAAAGGATCACCACCTCAAGACGGTGTAGGACGACTTCACGGGTCTATGCAAAATGTGTCAACAGGCCGCTCACGGACACCCACGAGCCCACTGGATGAACTAACTAACCTGTTCACAACAGGCAGGAATAtgctaaagaaaaatgcaagtGGAAGAAAATCTAAGGAGCCTGGAGAAAGTAAGTCTTAAAGTCTTATGAGATGCAATTACAAAAGGGTACAAATTACAAAGGATTGCAAAGTATTTGGGACTGTAGATAGATTGCAGCTGCATCCCCACTGAACAGTTCTGCACACTGTCTACTGtacacacatttatttcacGCGAGTGACAGATTTAGTGAAGCGATTTAGTTAGAAAGCAACATTAGAAAGTAGGATAACAAGCTGAGGAGTGTGTCACTGTGCAATGTGTACTGTGTTGATTTGGCTGCTGTAAACCTGgaagaaaatatattaaaaaaaaaacactttttaattttttaatcactgATAGTGTAACTCATCCACGTCTTGGTTTAACGAGTTTGATCCTGCAAAATCAGAAGGTTGTGCATATAATCGTGTTTGCAGTGCATTTTGCAGCCTTGCCTTTGTTTAATCTAGACGTGCCAAGCCAAGTCTGATACAGATCGTATGATTTAATCTGAGAGGATTAGAGACTAAAGCGGACCGCAGGTCTCTCAAACCGACTTATGGCATTAGGCCATCAGGCAGCATTACttttaaatatgtaaacatCAACATTTAAATACAGATATTCATGCCACACTCTAGAAGACGCTGCCAAAATCTGTGTAGCTGTGTGAGGGAAAAAAACTCATAGCTGCACAATTTGAATTTACAAACGATAAAAGatataaaactataaaatactTATATTTCCAGTCACATGGTGAGTCTGGTGCCAGCAGCATTTTCAGTCAGTCCCAAATTGGCCTTCTCATTTTGAAGCATATTTCAATCTTTACTTTTCTGTTAAAATAGCAATTGTTAGCTTGAAAATTATGAAATCCAATCTGTAAAATTTGTCTTCGGCCATGAATCATACCAAATAAACATCAGGGTGATTCATAAAGTCATGAAAGTCAGCATAGTTTTGTAGAGGCATGTCACATTTTACTTGAGAAGTGTCAGTAGTGAATTAATATAGAGTATCTAATCATTTACAGTGGAGATGACATGCAGTTAACCTTCTACTTTCCATATAACTCCAGTGTTGCATCTCTCTTCATACCTGAGTTTCACAATCTGAAATAATTTAACAACTgaactatttattttatttaaatgctcCAAAACTGAGCATTTGTGCATGAatcataaatgattaaaaaaaaaactacaaagaaTGCACACATCCATCCTTACTCAGTGCTCTTAGCAACTACAACATAGCAACAGTGGAAGGAGGAGAAATCCCTGTTTCTTATTTGCAGATTCCCTCCCCGTGGGtaatgcagccaatcacagcacagGGCACGTCAGACTACAATGAAGCTCCTGATAGAGATAGTTATGCCTCTGATCTCAATCCTACACCTGATCAGAGGATTTCAGATTCCCTTTTCTGTCCAATCAGCACACACATACGTAAGCCAATCGGGCAGCTGGAGCAGCTGCGTAGATGGGGATGGTGGACGCTGAgagaatttattttttgccattttgacTGTagtgagatatatatatatatatatatatatatatatatattcaagcTGGTGTATAAAGGTACCAAATTAGTATACATTTTCTGCTTATTCCAGAGATTAATATGCATTGCACTTATTATTAGCTGCTGAATTATTGTGATTGCTATACTGTCAAATATTGCATTTAGGTACAGGATTACCGTTTGATTTCTCATCAGTGAGCCTTTTGATAATACTTTTTTTCTACACCCATATGGATTGTAAGCAGTTTGGTTTTTAAAATCAGTTATTCTCTATTTCAGTCCCCATGCAAATGCCACATAGCACTAAGATGCACAAACATGCACTAATGTGTGTTGTGAACATGAAGGTTATGGAGGAATGCAGGATCATTTAGTTCTTTCCCTTTCTAAGGCAACAGGGGCAGCAACAGCTACCCTGACCCACTTACCAACTGGTTAATCACCACACTTGCTCTCTTTTGCTTTCTCCCtctttcacagacacacacacacacacacacacacacacacacacacacacacacacacacacacacacaaatctacaAAAAACTGCATGTATGACACATGCAGGCATGACTACAATGTACTGGTAAAGCTTATGCAGAGGCACAACCTATGTGGAAATCAGTCAagcacatatttttaaaatgtaagcagtgataaaataatcatcatcatctttgttGAGCTTTCCTAAATACACACAGGTTGCAATATTCAGTATTCAGCAGTCTGAAAAAAGTGTCAAATAAATGTATCTCTCACTCtctatatataattttatatgcctgtcaaacattttgtttcattCAACTCCAGGGGTTTACCACTCCTACCACAGCTTCTTCAGTGGGTAGTGAGTGACACCTAGTGTCACCTTTTTTGCATTGCAGTAAAAAGTAGAACTATGATTATGATAAAATTTGCTCCACtccttttttcttattattatattattttgtgttatttgtgtgtattataaaaaatatccagttaatttttataattacataaaaaaaaaaaaaaaaaactgaagatttATCGATTCAcctaattgtgtgtttttaattttccccccttttctttggCAGCTGAGCCCAAAAGTAAGTCTCACAGTGAGTCGAAGCGAGAAGGCAAGGAACGTCACAGTCACAGTAAGGAGTCCAAGCGAGACTCCAAGGAGCGTCACAGCAAAGAGTCTTCACATagaagagacagagacaaagacagagaaaaagacaaagacagagggAGCAGTAATGCAGAACCTCTGCCCCACAGACGGAATAGTAAAGACCGTACTTGTAGCAATGTAGATACACAGCTTGTTCGCAGGGATAGCAGGGACCAGGGTTGCAACAATGCAGAGCCCATCCCTGTGAGGCGGGACTCCAAAGATAGGGGCAGCAGCTCCATAGAAACAATCCCTTTGATGAGAAGAGACTCCAAGGACAGAGGGATTAGCAATGGTGACCTGTTACCAAGGAGAGACAGCAAAGATCGAAATGGGGGACATGGAATGGAGTCTTTGGTGAGACAGGAGagcaaagacaaagacagattGCTAGATCAGCCACCTGAGCTGTTACCAAGGCAAGACAGCAAGGAAAGGACAAGAAATCCTGCAGACTACAGACAtgaaagcagagagagactgGATCAGCCCCCTGAACTCTTACCCCGGCAGGATAGCAAAGAGCGAGCCAGAAATGGAGTGGACTCAAAGCACGAAAGCAGAGACCGGCCACCTGAGCTTCTTCTCCGACAAGAGAGCAAAGA
This portion of the Archocentrus centrarchus isolate MPI-CPG fArcCen1 chromosome 17, fArcCen1, whole genome shotgun sequence genome encodes:
- the nyap2b gene encoding serine/arginine repetitive matrix protein 2, with amino-acid sequence MMSSKEEETLSFFQYVEESGLRAYNGLVAQNLDHARNERNKIFLQEKNDKKRKQEEAIRRTGEDIATEGKHLRMGSNTMPDPQERMPMPHLHPIACGQGFSVRSQSLHSVGGGNTGGGGEEEVGSPTSRKQPPPKPRRDPATKLSMSSEAVDHSPMSTCRGERCDVQGCSEDCRRVPPPKPKRNPNTQLSVSFDESYIKSHGGGGVCPSKPLHHVTSPSECNPSPPQSDESPTDDCEDEPVYIEMGGIDVGTREPLKSEDEEPGESVYEEMKYPALDDMEYRTDPVGCRSACPTPAPYEPEPLSRCSTPRNIPLCDIPAPFPNLLTHRPPLLVFPPAPAQCSPNSDESPLTPLDVAKLPMLENQSYSKSPTSSTEPPSSAHIRRELTATPTLTVSGRSSAPPLPCTLYKSSSSSSYQRSHSACPSPVSMGRCLTPLSLMRTPPFDAPMPFPGGLPRSASATPHGKGSPPQDGVGRLHGSMQNVSTGRSRTPTSPLDELTNLFTTGRNMLKKNASGRKSKEPGETEPKSKSHSESKREGKERHSHSKESKRDSKERHSKESSHRRDRDKDREKDKDRGSSNAEPLPHRRNSKDRTCSNVDTQLVRRDSRDQGCNNAEPIPVRRDSKDRGSSSIETIPLMRRDSKDRGISNGDLLPRRDSKDRNGGHGMESLVRQESKDKDRLLDQPPELLPRQDSKERTRNPADYRHESRERLDQPPELLPRQDSKERARNGVDSKHESRDRPPELLLRQESKDRVRTAPEYRHDSKDHRPDLLSQQESKERERNDMEHKHEGRIDQVPEILSRQETSRSSNSRDRVGSNSESKYEGRDRSCHSSGDLLPPPLPRQDSKDLSRTGLEVRRDSKDRSLNGSEQHHFDIKSTKSPSAMEYRCDNKERGYRSDGTPRRDNRANYTTDQSKAQERNGSTIAGQHSSTTTPTHHGRSSGSPPMTIGTGNDLKAASKYARSPSKPANPSPVGTPQRRVAETHQSQMPQMPWICGDTTMLEQIERKRTLCMEIRSRQHPHLQRSLERPPPLPDRNEDRHQDRSQCKQESPSVLPSWGKNSGTKKIRPPPYPTQTTVFWDTAI